The window gagattcaacctccacctcctctctagcaggctccaggcgcgtagcactgtgCTGCGGTGATGGTGTGGGAGCGACAGGTggcagtgcgggtgcggcaggcggtacagctctgactggagtaggagcgatgactcggtcgaactcctcagtggtaggcagacggcgagcagtggtcaaaatggccggtgcataagatgctgaggatgagacaaatgtcagaggcggtgccgtgtggagaagctccttcctgctggcaggaccgccccggactaagtccatgcgggcagccacaagatcgtccacgaggttgtcgaaagattcctccagagccttgagatactccacaaccatctcgatggcttcatctcgctctcccctatggcaggcgaatgcatagtgacaagtatatggcacatggcatgggaggtagcggtagcgacgagtcttcatcataggaagaatgtcccgaaggcgagctatcgcctcacgggcagccatctgcatggcatgcctctccgtaggcatggcccttcccacaaaacggaagtggcgagacgcagaacgtcctcccttgaattgcaccacggcctggtgcatagacacgtcgtcgctgagcttgtgctgataaagcgtgaactccggacgagtcactggcccgatcgcgagcttggtgatggagacgaggagtttgacaaacccctctggcacattagtgaacacccgagtctcgcagttgctgccagccatctacaaaagtaggcaaaaattctgagtagtcatgtcataaatttatgatgaccaacagaaaaattagctacaattgcaaaatgctgaaaaagcacaaaagacgctaataaccgattagcgagcgcacctagtggcttcctacagtcagcctggctctggtaccaagcttgtcacgaccggttttgcaataaaaatatttattgagagaccgatcccttttacggaccagtagagaagaattccttcttactggtagacaaaatcttcatcacagaagaaaataccaggagtactgaatataatacaaagttgagcggggactgctcaacaatttattacaaacacgccaataATATATAAAGGCGGATAGGGAGGCAAACCTACtgactcacgataaaagcggtgtggatatatcaccgcgaagtgggtgatatgactcctgaaaactaacagctcttcgagcgtcggagtgaggctcgaggagacttattgcgggtggcggaagcatatatgatacaagtgaccaatatccagaatcgcacggggctgactgggattcctctaggcgtcggactcactatcaaactcttcatccaagagatcgccttcgtcaacatctggccaaatcaacaagccaggtgagtactatgaaagtactcgcaagacagttcggacataagacataacaaatgtagacatgatgcatatgaacagaataacaagtgcactcagacaacGGAATAATCATGTACGGGAAGAATAGAGAGAAGTCGGgtggtagtcctcccgaaatcccaaaataaatattgagggccaaacgagtgtctgaaagactcctcgagaggaaaatacaagaataacaatgccgcagtcgggcgtcaaggcgacaccacataaagggcttataatataatataaaagatagtgcgtgccacagtcggacgtctgagcgacatcacataaagggcttatatcaaaggaATAgataacagtgcatgccacagtcggacgtctgagcgacatcacataacgggcttatatcaaaagaataaataacagtgcatgccacagtcggacgtctgagcgacatcacataaagggcttataacttaatatctcagtagctcaagaatttaaatcatatcaagggaataatcaggtatgagataacaataggggttagtccatccataggaataacgttcaaccaagtttaccactcaagtttgttcaccggggattttaccacaaggattgacatagatatgggtatactggccatggtccttgaccatagatacgatgactcggaaggatttgactctgcagagtttgtactttaaccacagccaacggatttcagtagtcacggggactagttccgcttacggtgttttggaagaaacacatctaaccagtacacacccattcaacattccgaagccaggaatcaccctcggcaacgttaaagaaaaaccttgagacggggaggctacaacctcgcgtatcatgggatcaaatttctatacgcgcgctctaaggggtgcccccctctcggtcccaaccggaaacacccatgccccctgactggatgactggctttaatccagggccatggaaccctcatcccggcccctctatttggtgtgtacacggaaagaggttaccaacttactaaaccgtattcttggcagaaaacatgtggcggcacaGAAAGGGGAAGGatgataacgtgactcagtccacgttaccgtcggagtttatcggacatcgtaaggctggcatgctacaacaataccacctcactgcctttcatgtcaccacatgactaggccatctctcatcagagatcacagtaactttggagcaaacggatagttgccttacacgcaacgagatgctcaccgatactcatatgccatgcacaaaccattcaagcaaacatgcgaagcacccgtcatatcaaaggttcaaccATGCTTGCCTTGTTCGGAGAAGTCGGattctagctcggcgaagttcgtggctccgtcacctcttccggaacctacggtatagcgaaaacgtatactaacgtgaaaatcaacgTGTGtataaaagttgtcccaaattttttccaaatagatactataaaaaactagacaaaaatataagactgtcagaaaaagaatcactcaaaaatcgctttttattaaaaagttataagtgttttagtccagggactaatctgtgatgaaacagaaaagatccagggacttaactgagaaaacagaaaacgcttcgggaagaaacgcgccagcccaaagggaaaacgtatttgctcgaaggcgccaacagaaaacgtttcgggggagagaaagaagagaggctgacgtgggggtcccacatgtcaggtttaaaaagttcgccggcgcccgaggactgcggtggtcgccggcgtcgaaccacggcgagacagggagatcggagtgtaccaagagcttcagcgtctctttccgcgtcggtgggtggtggactcgaccgacggagagcaccacgtcgacggcgacactttctccggcggacggcagctcgggcgatggtggagaacgccggtgggtgctgcaaactccaaattgaagcgcgggtcaggagagtagATGCATAGGgtagctactggcaagagttgggggttagaggtgcacgcacgggagcgaatcgagctggatcccatggcgggtcgcggcggtcggagttggggaagaaggctccctcggggctcttccagtggcttggcgtggtctaagtggagtgcagagatggtgtgggttcgagttgaagctcggggcccctatttacaGGTGGATCGAGGGGGTGACCGTGAACGggatcgctccggcgagcaattacggcgaggcagtggcttggcagggagcttaagtggccaggcagcatcagtgaggtgtactggtgccgttcccccgctaatcttggtcggtcttggcgtaatggcgctggtcctcgacggggtggccgtacgggcacggcggcagcagagagcgcgctccgcgcctagcagttcacgacgagggtggcagcgcgcactggggagtgggtggccacgcggcggcctccggtggcttgggcagCGCTGGGTGGCGCCGGCTACGCTGCGCTCCTCtgtggcggccgcaaagccgccgctgccgtcgctcacggggaggcgcaccacctcctgctcgtcgccgacgtccgcaaggctccaggggatcgtgcggcgcaggaacaagggggaggggacggggagcaaggcgacgtcggggcactggcgagatcgacaacggacactgaagaaacgacagtagattcagacactgttaactgaacttgactgaacattAGAGAAGCAGTGTCCAGCAGGTgctcgatgaaatgatttggtaagcaaaaaaaaaattctggagctgggacttggtgaggtgacctctcaatgcacctagaggctgcctgatttttctcagatttttaggggaaggatttgaatgaatttcatcaaatttggcaaatctggtccaaacttgcagcaagaatagtttgaaaaatttgaactgaagaccagtggatcttcatggatcttggttgagggttcaaaggactagctaggggaattggtttggaggcaaaattcaaagcagaaagggtagctcctttgaaaacctccaaggatcaagatagaaggcagaaattgtttttgataagaaataaatggaaaataattatatggagaggttcaacttgctggatttgatgtgcatcatgatccaaagatggggaaaagGTTATGGCAGTGGATttccacttgggtcatggcaagaagAATATTTGAAAAGGAGGAAAGATCACTCAAAAATACCATAGTGCCATTTAAAAGATTTCAAAAGAAATTTTTTCctaagtgaaaagcatttggttttgagttcaaataaaaaggggcaaaccttcaagaccaaaatcaagtcttgggtgaatccaaataaaacacttgccataaaagaaagtttttgagagggtgggttctttaaaagaaaaatttaaataccctccgcaaataaaataaaagttttgaaaaagccaaataaaatttttgggtgtcacagtatTTTAGCGTGGATGACTGAGTAATTAGCGCTGCTAACGGCTGCCGGCTGCATGCAGCTGCCATGCACACATAATACCATCGTAAGATCAGTCAGCTAGATTGAAGAAATGCCATCCTAGGAGTAGTCAACTAGATTGAAGTAATACAATCCTAGGAGCGTGTTGCCATTATATGTCTATATACTTGCATGTacttaccgaaaaaggctttctcaccgctttatatataaagcaaagaTCCACAGTGTCCGGTACAACCGCACTCACCCaccacaaacacacacacacccaaggCAGGATACATAGGCGCTGAGCGCAGCAACACACACCCTAGCACTACAAGAGCCGCCGGGGGCATCATCCGAAGAAGTGAAGCCGCATATGATGAACCGTGGGCTCCAAGGCGGTGCCTTTAGTAAGGATACGGCACCGGAGCGTCGCCACCGCCCGATCCGAGGATCAGAGTTTCCCCTGGAGCACCACGACGGACAGTGATAGCCGtgacgacgccttcaagaagggagcgATCTTCGCCGTCGCCAGTCCGTCCGAAGATAGAGTAGGTTTTCACCCCGGCCACATTCACCGCTACCGAATGCCGCACCCCGGCTACCACGCCCCCCACACGGCCGTGGCAGCCGGGCAGCACCGAGGCACGAGCTCTGCCCATGAGCACCGCGCCACCACCatcagggccgccgccccggaaTCTAAGACCTTGACACCAAGTCCCCCGAGCCCCACTGCTACCCCCACTGCAGAGATGGGCGGAAAGGATCCACCTTTCACACCCCTGGCCGGTCCCAACGGCGAGACCCAATAGGCCGGCCACAACAAGCCTCCATCGAGCCGTCCTGCTACACCGGGCGCAAGACGAGCGCAGTCCTGCGGCCGGGCGCGAGACGGGCCGGccctgctgccgggcgcgagacgtGCATGTACTTCGAGCCGGTCCTAAATTCTTTGTGCGTGTACATGCGCCATTTATACTGAATCGGCTAGCTAGCTAGTATATATAACCTGCTGCTTATGAGTGTTCTCCAAAAGGATCAATCAATCTAATCTGTGCGCTACTCGCCGGAAATACATAGGCAGCCAAGGACTCGAGAAATAGCTTGCTGCGAACAGAGTGTTCTCCCTGGTGGTGAGCTTGATTAAGTCATGGCACTGCAGAGAAGAGATGGAGACTCACACGCGACACGCCAGCTGGAAGATAAACTAATCAAACTGAATCGGCTATAACCAGGAGATATAATATGGTCGTTTACCATATAAGAGAAAGAGGAAAAATATGATGGGATCACTCTGAATATTCTTATCTCGACGTAGACGGCAACGTCAAGTGCGATCTCCCAGAAGATTTCTCTCTGTTCTGTTTTAAAAAGAGGTCGGGACCTCTTTTCCGAATACTGCAAAAAGACCATGGTTTCTAGCATACCGTAGTTTATAAAACTTTGGTTTTTTCTGAAGCCAAACGCAGCAAAGTATTCAAAACCAAGGTATTTTTCAGAAACCACGATATTCTCCGAAAACTTTAAAAAAACTTTGCTGCCAAACGCAGCCGAAGTCGTATTGGGCTGAAAAGTCGAGGGCCGTCGCTGGAGTCGCGGTTGAGGCGCCCATTCCGTCGTGAGTGAGGAGCTAAACCACCTTGACGAAACCCTGCTGCCGGAGTGACGCCACCATGCTCGTTGTTGCACGCTGTCACGTCCGTGTGGAGCACCTCCCCCCGCGCGTGACATCCTGTCAGCTCGTGTTTTGCGGTAGTATTTGTGTCATTCGTTAAATTAGATGATTCCCCGTGCGTTGCTGCAAAAACAATAAGAGACATTTACCTACAAATATTGTTCCTGCATCTTAATATATATTTTTAAGTTAGCAACCTAATGGTTTGACAAATATACTGAATTAAGTTTTCTAATGATAAACATTTCTAGTCAGATTGCAGATTAATATATTGTACTCCTTTTTTTCATTTTAATAAATGTATCTTCAAAAAGTCTTGTAGCATTGTAGTTTTTTCTTAGGAAACATGCTTTATTATTTATGGATAAAAAACATACCAGCCAATACTTATATGCTTGTATTGTCTTCttcaattcatattttattctttaATACATCCTAACGATCATTGTCTACAGAAAATTCTTGTCAATTTTTCATTCCACATAAAGAAGATGACATGCTAATGACATGAGTTTGTGTAAGATGTATGAGATGGATAATTACGTGACTGCTATTGATGCAGACATGCATGAATTGGTGAGGTAAAGAGGGTGAACTATTTAAGAACTAATAAGTGCAGACTTGAGCATAGCTCACATCGTAAGGTTTTCTGATTATAGAAAAAAAATAGGTAGGTTTTCCTGTGATGAAACATGCTCACTAGGTTAACTCCTAAACTTGGGATTGGTGCTCACATTTTTTTGGGTTTATTTCAGTATTTTCGACGACATTCAATCAGTGAGAGGTGACATTCCCGTCGTCTACGAAGGTGTCTGTGGTGACTTCGTCAATACAAGATGTTCTGTTGGCTCGGTATCTCCGAAGTTCTCATAAAGATAGGATGTGCGCACATACATTTGTACGAACTAGTGGTTGGGGCGCCACCCGGTGGCGCCACCTGAGAGAAAGTTTTTGCGGTGCCAGGTAGTGTGGCACCCTTTCCAGTGAATTTGAGCTCTGATTGATAACATACATCCATGTACAGCTGATGCATTACATACGATGCTCCTCTTCATAAAAAGTGAACCAAACACATCAAATAAACAAGCAATCTTAATGCTATATCTATCAGATGCTTCTCTTCATCATGTCGTTGTATTGCAGTTCCAGAATTGTCGCTGCAGTTCATCTACATATAGATCTTTGTGATGCGCCAGCCGCCAAGGCTGACGCGGCTGTGCTGCAGTGTCTAGACCAGGAGGAGGATCGAGCTACCCTTGCGCGCCCAGAGCACCAACAGCTGCAGCAGCCGCCACGTCCGTCGGCTGGTTGGGGCCTTCCTCGTTCTCTTGCATCATTTTTTCTCAAACTTAAAAGAATCCCATATGAATTTGATAAAACACAAATATCTTCCAATCCAATCAACTACAGCAGTAAGTAAGAACTCGGGGAACGGTATCTTACAGCTAGTGGGCGTGGCGAGGAGTTGTTGAGGATGATCTTCAACAACGTTAATACCTGAAACTGCAAAAATAAAAGCCAGTAAGGTTTCCTTGGATGGTTGTACAAAGGGTAATAAAATATAAGTATAGTGCAAAAACAATCTCAGTTATTGAAATGTAATTGTCTCAACTATGTGTCAAAGCAGTCCAGCTACCTGATCTTAGAAACAGGGTCAAAGaccatggtacaaagaacctgTCAGTACAAAGATCATAACATCAAACACACAAACACCACCAAATAAACATGGGGAGATCAGCATAGTTCTTTTGAAATTAGTGTGTTGCCTAACAAATAGTCGAAGATAGCAAACTAATAAGGGACATGTCACCAATTGACAAAAAACGTGTCTGCCTAATTTTAAATGCATATGCAACAGAACTTTGTAAGCTACTCCTTGTTCAGACTCGTTGGGCCTGGATGAATATCTTTTAGTTTTTCGTAGGCGATATTGGACCAAATTGGCTTTCAGAAACCATGTTATTTATCAAACTCAAACTTACAAAAATCATTTCTTAATAAAAGTGTTAGCAGAAAAATAAATCACCACCCAGTCTAGGCAAAACAAAAGAGAAGAGACAGGGGAGATAGGGAAAAAATATGTTATTATTGCTCGTGTTTGTAGTGTATGTGTAATAATTGTAAAATGATTATATTTCATAAGCAAACGTATTTATATCTTAAATTTATTTAACGCATTGCAAATTAGTAACTACCTTCTGAATTAGTAAGTAAAATGGTAGATTGCACCAGTAAAATAAGCTCCTACTTTTTCTATACACAAGTATTGCGGTTGTCTGCAAAATATATGGAGAACATATTCACCGAATAATAATATTAAGTTATTTTCAATGTTCAAATGTGAATGGCATCGGGTATATACTTTAATCTATATTAATGTTCAAACATAAGAAATGCTCTTCTTTCCATGCCATGGAGTATTGTTTTTATGCAAAAAGTTTCTGCAAATCATGTATGTTCATTTGGCGTAAAATCTCATCAAGGTAGGCATCTTAAATTAGTATCATCCTACTCTGTAATCAACTGATCCTTGAAAAATAATGCTTAACTACAAGATCGATGTAGGTATAAGAGTTTAAACAATGAACTGCGACTTGTGCTAACTATTTGTACAGTAGTTTTAATTTGGATAAGGAAATTGCATCACTCGGAGTTCATTTACCAAATGGTGAGTGTATGAAATGGCAGGTATGAAATTTGTAGTTAGCAAGCTTAGACTGGTAGCACTATGATGGTCAACATTTAGTATTGGTTTGTTCGAAGTGAAAGATCTCAGGTGAATGGTAAATCTTGTTGTGATGTTCTTGCTGTATGAATGAAGATGTGAGTGAAAGAATCATGTCCTCTATGAACGATTTCTTTACTGAAAGATTGTGACTTTGTAATGAAATTTGATTGTTTGTGCTGTGCAGGCAGAAGGTGGCCTATGCTTGGTCAGGTGAAGAACATGTTGATTACAGAGTAGTAGCAATCAAAGAAGGACGAAAATAAATGCAGAGGATGTGTGTGTGAAGTCGCATTAAGTACCTTGATGGCTTTGCATTGATGATCTTTATCATGGATGACGAAGGGCGCGAGAAGAACTAACGGATTTTCCTCCTCCGGGTGAGCTCCAGTTCCGTGAATGTTATCTTGCCGCCACCGTAGCCAACCCTGACAACAAGTGCTCCCCCATCATTAACAGAGCTCTGCAGTTTGACCGAGACCTTACAAACTACTATCTCTCTGCTCAGAAATCTGAATGTAAGAACGTGGGATGATGCTGTTTTCCTTTCCCTGAATCACAAAAGGAGACTTATCATGTGTTTATCAGGTTAAGCCATGGCATGCTTTTTTAACTAGAAATTATTTCCAACGCAGAACGGTTACCCTTATTTTCTCAATCTCCTAATCGAAATAAAATAGATGAGATAAAAGATACGGAATGCAACTGACAGAAGTACATATGCTATCCAAAGCATTTTGTGACCTGCaaaaaaaacagagcatggcactTGATTTCAAAAGCTTTTTGTCTTCTTGCAATAATCCAATCTTCACATACTGTCTCCCCAGTGGCATTAGTTATTTATCATGCAATATGTTTCTTACCGAGATACTGCTAGACTGTAATTCTGATGCTGCTAGACAAAGATGAAGAGTTTTAACTCCATCCTGCGAGTTTGTTAGCATGCCTTAAGCTGCAACCATCAGATAGCGAATGAGCATATGCTGCACAAGAGCATTTTTTTTTATACAGGCAAATTGGCATTCATTTTTTTCCACAACAGACAACTTCTACAGTGGGTTAGGAGCTTGCATATGAGGCATATCAATAAAACTATCAGCCTTGCAAGCAATTTGACAAATACTTGAACTCCATGGATCGACCACCTATAAATTCGATTTTAGATGTAAAGGAGAGAATGTTCTCCGTGCTCTTCTTCTGCCACTctagcttctgtcactctaggaAACAAGCATAAATACATAAATCTGTCAAAGAATCCAACGGAATTGATGTACAGTGGTTTACATAGGAAAGATCGATCAAAATCATGCTCTGTCTATCATAGATAAAAAATGAGGAGCTCAGATGCATAAATCTCAAGTGACCATAGCATAAATACAGGGTCAAAGTGACCAAGCGTAGAGGATTTACCTTGCTCATTGGCAACACCATGGAATGGAAACCCTATGTGCCGGTCACCAGAACCGCAGAGAAAAGCTCACtccgtgtgtgtgtgtatatCGCATACGGAGAAGTGTCTTGGTATATGCTGGTCATGATAAGCAGAAGCAAGATAACTATCAACTCACACAGTTATCCATGTAAAAGGAAATTTACTTGGTACTTACAAGAAGCTTCCGCAGAACTATGTTGTCGGGTAAGGGGAATCAACACCATCTTCAATGAGCACTGATCTTGCTATCCCGTCCCTCCTAGGTGCCAGCAACCTGAAGCTGAAAGGGACAAATACATTCATCACCTGCAACTCTAGGAAGACCAAATAAAGATGTCGGGTCACTAAGATAAAATCAGTTGTACTAAACATGCCAAGGTTTTCAATCCGCTTTTCAGTTCATGTATGTTTCAGTGTGCACGCACATGTTTCACTAACTTTTAACAGATGAAAACAAAAACATTGCATCACTTTGATTTTCACGAAACCAAAAAGTATGTGCCTTCTGCACAGGAAACAACATACTGCCATTTATACTGTCCCCAAAAATAGATAATTGGATAGTATCGACCATTGACTCCTGGTAAAGCATAGTTAaccaaattatcatagcaatacgGCAGCATTAGCAAAGCACAAAAGCAACCGACATGCTCCTCTAGATCCACACGTCGAAAGAACTTCCAGTGAGCTCACACTTgatgcagctgaaccacgtaacTTCCAATTCAAAGTGATTCTACATGACATTGCTAATAAAGCCTCTTTTGCTAAAA is drawn from Aegilops tauschii subsp. strangulata cultivar AL8/78 chromosome 1, Aet v6.0, whole genome shotgun sequence and contains these coding sequences:
- the LOC109783958 gene encoding uncharacterized protein; its protein translation is MLTNSQDGVKTLHLCLAASELQSSSISGWLRWRQDNIHGTGAHPEEENPLVLLAPFVIHDKDHQCKAIKVLCTMVFDPVSKISFRY